The Planctomycetaceae bacterium genome segment TTATGCGCAAACCGTAACAACATTTACCCTGCTCCGCGATTATCATTCCTATCACGCGACAAGGCCTATCGTCGAAACCGCACAGGTGGTCATTAACACTTACAACTATAAAAATAAAAAGTATGTACATCCGTTAAAAGTTGACGGCAGATATTCGACGACGATGAATATGATTCACGTCTGGCAGGACGATGATTTCCTCCCCGTCCGCGACAGCGGCACAATAACGGAAATACTGTCGAACGTTAGGGGTTTGGAACTTGACGTCGCCAACGAAAGGCTGGGCTTCTGGGCAAAAACTTTCCAGGATGCCGAACGTTTGCTCAAAGATTTCGAGAATTATGAATGTACGCGAGAAGACATTGACAAAAAATTTGAGCAGATAGTCCGGATGGCAGTTTCGCGAGACGACCGCATTTTAAAAATCGCGCGTCGGTATATGACGATGGCCGACGTTTTGCGTATAAGACGCAGAATGATAGGAACCGGCCTCATCGGCGGCAAAAGCGTCGGTATGCTGCTGGCAAGAGCGATACTCGAAAAGACAGACCCGCGATACAAAAATTTGCTCGAACCGCACGATTCATTTTTCATCGGTTCCGATGTGTTTTATACATATCTCGTAAGAAACAAAGTCTGGTGGATACGCCAGAAGCAGCGAACAAGCACTAATTTTCTCGACGGCGCCGCCGAGGGCAGACAAAGAATCCTGCAGGGCGACTTCCCGGAATACATTATGAAGCAATTCAGCGATTTACTCGACTACTTCGGCCAAAGCCCGATTATTGTCCGTTCAAGTTCACTGCTCGAGGACAATTACGGCAATGCGTTCGCCGGAAAATACGAAAGCTTTTTCTGCACGAATCAGGGAACAAGACAGCAGAGACTCAAAGAGTTCACCGACGCGATACGAAAAATTTACGCCAGCAGTATGAGCGAAGATGCGCTGATGTACAGGGACAAATGGGGACTGCTCGAAAAAGACGAGCCGATGGGCATTCTGGTGCAGCGTGTTTCAGGCGCACCGCACGGCAGATATTTTTATCCGCAGGCGGCAGGCGTTTCGCTTTCGTTTAATCCGTATGTCTGGAACGAGGAAATAGACCCCAAAGCCGGCATGACAAGGCTTGTCTTCGGACTTGGCACGCGCGCCGTTGACCGCAACGACGACGATTACGCAAGAATCGTCGCACTGAACGCACCGGCAAGAACGCCCCAGTCCGGCGAAGACGCAAGAAGATTCACGCAGCAGAAAGTTGACTGCATCGACCTGGAGGCAAGAGAGTTCGCTACAAAACAATATCAGGAAATCGCCGCCGCCGCGACGGATGATGCGATTCTGTTCGATTTGTTCGCTTCTCGCG includes the following:
- a CDS encoding PEP/pyruvate-binding domain-containing protein yields the protein MKPNERLSTGLPGFDKIIKQVLPGDNIVWQVDSIEDFLPFVKAYCKNALGSGWELVYFRFGSHAPFVTAEEGANVIELDPNLGFETFTSKVHTVINQFGKGHYYLFDCLSELTSAWCNDRMLGNFFMQVCPYLYYAQTVTTFTLLRDYHSYHATRPIVETAQVVINTYNYKNKKYVHPLKVDGRYSTTMNMIHVWQDDDFLPVRDSGTITEILSNVRGLELDVANERLGFWAKTFQDAERLLKDFENYECTREDIDKKFEQIVRMAVSRDDRILKIARRYMTMADVLRIRRRMIGTGLIGGKSVGMLLARAILEKTDPRYKNLLEPHDSFFIGSDVFYTYLVRNKVWWIRQKQRTSTNFLDGAAEGRQRILQGDFPEYIMKQFSDLLDYFGQSPIIVRSSSLLEDNYGNAFAGKYESFFCTNQGTRQQRLKEFTDAIRKIYASSMSEDALMYRDKWGLLEKDEPMGILVQRVSGAPHGRYFYPQAAGVSLSFNPYVWNEEIDPKAGMTRLVFGLGTRAVDRNDDDYARIVALNAPARTPQSGEDARRFTQQKVDCIDLEAREFATKQYQEIAAAATDDAILFDLFASRDREMEQRAAQLGRKDIFSWSLTFEKLLTKTDFAKEMREILKTIQDVYGAPVDVEFTVNFLNENEFKINILQCRPLEQKGGGALAVPKEPKNSKDLIIDATGPVIGQARHIAIDRLIYVSPEQYANLKISERYELARQIGKLTHLENEIEKTVMLIGPGRWGTSTPSLGVPVSYQEINTISVLVEIAILNKDMSSDVSLGTHFFNDLIESETLYLGLLPYRKSNILRADFFNNSPNELLNIYPQAQNWTDTIKVIDPPKAIPGRTLNLYANAVEQRFILYCK